tggtgtaatagaagaggtcaatgagcttcgtgctcgagtattggccttggaaaatatagtgcaaagaTTTCAAGCACCAtcaacagcaacagtaccaccaccaacaacatccgcatcacaagcctcaacactacacgccttatctgtacctccagcataatcattgtACTCCATGACgccctacatcgattatcttcgttctacgtatcattctacctcatttatcttcgttcgacatgatgattatgtaatccctaatgttttagagattatgtactctagttctaaccgtaaatcagatgagtttaatatcatattaactcattaaatccatgattatatctgaagaaaatatatatgtatatatgttttcataaagattgtaattaaaaattcttttgtacaaactgttaatggtgaaaatattttaacgggtaggtaatacccgaggaatatttagatttcacattaataagttacactgtacattcttcgaattcgatttaacagtcatttaccatcctacttacacccacagatatacgtatccgttcaccacagaataaccatttttattcaatttcatatttggattttgacctatcagaatccgacaagtggcataatgaagaaaacattggacaaaataaaatttgttagaaacaaacaaattaactatgaaaatttttgttaagaatccacgctaacaaaatcctagctaactgttcctagctaactgttaattccttattatattttatttatcgcaatttatttatcgcaattttaattctcgcaattttatttatcgtcatttaatttctgttatttattttacgcactttaaatatcgtcgggacacgtatacaatggtttgacatatcatatcgacgtcatctatatatattatttggaataaccatagacactctatatgcgttaatgttcgagttagctatacatggttgaggttgattctaaaataatatatataccttgagttgtgatcgagtctgagacgtgtatacaatgggtcacgacacgtattaattaattcgaatattatatattaaactacatatgaattattgaatttctaaccGTGGACTACTAACAGTGAACAACTAACattagataattaaaatgaattaaaatattgattataacatatgaaactaaacatttcttcaagtttgccacttgattttatcttaaacctcatttgtatcttgacgattacaatctgcgttcaaacctttcatgaatcttgaaaacacctcaatcgggaggatgaaccaaccacacttcatctacggaagaaaagattgatgcatatagttatgcacctgaaaacactcagaacctgagtaaacgtttaacatgtatctgtgctagctcctttggcattgttattaccgaaaataacactgcaatttttttcaaattagccaattttgtcacagctccagcaagtcaacttctacttttcattcggattagtcttattataaccttgatatataagtttgcctttcgtcatcgttaccgggaggaccgtttatattccaccacattaactgTAAACTTACTAGCAACTTCATTATTCGTTAGCTTGAGTCctttcgaaaaaccattatatttgttcataaaaaccttatcatatactcatccacatcttgtaacgagaattactataccaataaccgagaattagcaatcagtattttgaatctcgcaatgatactacatcaacagttatatgtatacatataacatttatctcttggaattTTGATCAtccgttctgaaattctgaaaagcacccagtctatgaatcaatacaccaaatgttgaaaaagctgaatgaagcagcaaaaactgtagacaaccgtagacgaccttaaccatcagaagtttgatgataaagaataatatgttggcaaaactcagaaatgttggaactggaaaacggattgagcaaaccatgaaggaggcagtggacaaatcacaaggactaaatctgccttcaaagaatcaaaatgattcagaatctgctgaagtcattaacgaataccttgctcctgactctaaatctttacgaacaaatcttcttcatcatccttcgatattagaaattctaagatatcatcgtatctttcattataaatatcctcgatatttctgaagatattttcataactattcttatctgaaatcatttatctcttcgtgttatctgtgttacatcagaaaggaaactgctttagtttctaaattctgaaaaattcgaatttaaattatgaatgattttgaagtagtgttggaaattgatgcatgagttagtataatataatgacacttgatcaacgtgattatattacaataagtcatgctgagtttctaatgaaacgtgatgattcacagaccataacatcatcatgtgccatgttacacgaatcttacattctatctaatctacaaacatatcaagaacatatcttcctgatagttctatattttctcttgaattttggtaatttaaccaatcaagatcgtaccaatacaatctctctcttagaacattagtcatgttaattcgaaatttcatacctacgaattctggactatttttctcttgacttaaagtcgggaagagaaaacaagagaatgaatctccaaaatataaaggaaatgaagagggtggatttatagtgaaatattagacGAAACAATCGAggaagattaccgcatttaattaaagaagatcgtaatttccttaattaccgaagaaccaaatcttatagattacaaagattttctataaattccttgaattccagaaatccaccatgactacgtcaaaagttaaatctccatCTCAgtctttgtgacagcttcactcgtacgcttcacataatagaatcgttttatctatattaactaataatgataaaactctatttatcaactcatattcgtcatgaaaacatttttattgttagccatgacgacatcgatcaaatttcgagatgaaatttctttaacgggtaggtactgtaacgacccagaaattttcgaccaaatttaaacctaatctatatatgatttcgatacaataagcaaagtctgtaatgttgagtctcaaaatttttgaactgtgtacatggattcagttaacctttgaactACTATTATGTATGCAATTACcctcgactgtttccgacgattcacgaacaaataattatgtatatatatatataaatttaaatataaatatatataaaatattttgaattaataaaatatactttaatcaattagaattaaaaatgtaaaataacaaacaaaatgagtaagttactattaaaatgaaaatataaatagatataaaatattattacaaatctgtatatatacatatatatatatatatatatatacatatatatatatatatatacacacacacacatatatatatatatatatatacatatatatatatacacacacacatatatatatatatatatacatatatatatatatatatacatatatatatatacatatatgtatatataaaagatttctactaacaattaatatattgtaacatttgtaaaatttataaatattaaatattatatatatatatatatatatatatatatatattactatataatatatattataaataggatataattaataattgtaatatattaaattataagttaaaatatagttaatacattaaatgttattataactattattagtatcattaaaattataacataaaaattgttacatgtaatttgttatatttttattagtattattatgattatgattatcactaTTAACCAtagtatcatgattattattatgaataactaACAAGCTATCTTTTATTTAAAATTTctgatatcattatttttattattataattagtaatattttggtattattattattattattaattttatttttattattattagtaattttatttattacataataatattagataAATAATGTTACAGCGAACGAATTCTGTTTCTTTTCAACATCATACTTTTGAAATTTTGTTTGATATCTCCAGATTTGTTATTTAGCTGAGATTATATCACAGATGCAACCAAAATCTGGTTAGGGTCGTTATcttctttttatatttattttttattttcttttgcctgGGTGATTCCTTCTGTCGATGATAATTGCTATAAAACCAGACCAATTTCAGTGTAAATGATATCTGTCGACCTACATTAGCAATCCACAATCTCAAGTATCTTTAACCTCTTTTAAATTGTCAAAATTAAATCAAAAATTGAAGAAATCAGTCGAACTGCCCTGTTTCTTCTTCATTTTTCAATTAAAAAGATTTCGTAAtaaatttcaaaatgtgttaatgcagttCAGCTCTAAATCTTCCATTTAAACTTTCTGGGAAGATTCAAATCCCAATTTTTAGTATCAAgtaagaattttgaggtcaaagtttaattttaaaaagtcaaacgttttgatCATCAAGAAATTAGAGTTTGTTTCGATGTTTTAGATTAAATTGAAGGTCCAGAAAGTTTCCTGGAACAATTTAAAACCTATTTCATTCAGAAATCATAAGCTAAAACGTCCTAGAATTTGAATTTGATCTTGAAGTTCATAAGTGTTCTTCACGActgtaattttttaaaatttttctttttctgTTATAATTAATCCAATCTTCTACTAGAGTTCGATTTTCAAACTTTAAATCAAACAATTAATCTAGCTGTTATGATCTTTAAACTGCTCCTGGACGATTTGGTGTTTTAACGAAGAAGATGAAATCAGatggacaatatatatatatatatatatatatatatatatatatatatatatatatatatatatatatatatatatatatatatatatattaacggaaTGGGTTTTAATCAAGAAaaatgaaatggaggaatggtttgggTAGTTGTCGGTTTAGctagaggtcccgggttcgagtccCTGTTGTGGAAGTTTTTTTTTTGGGGCCAATTTCTTTGAAGGTAGCATCATttttcactagtattattattattattattatcattttcattattattattattattattattattattattattattattattattattattattattattattattattattattattattattgctagtattaattattattgttataattgttattattactaatattattatcattacttagtattattgttattattattaccaatattaatatatgtatcattattataattatgatcattattatatttattattatccttattatgaacataatacaaattattattataaatattattatcagtatcattttacaaattgttagtattattattgtaatattaacaaaagtattagtaataatatcattattattgttaatatgattattagaatgGTTATAATCAAACTTATTACcataattaacaaaatagatatctttataattcttattattattaagaactaagtattattatcaaaaattaatattttcatgatcattattatacagttattcattttattaaaaactgctaatattatcattattatgagattgattaatgaaaacaatcagtaatatatttattaatagaattataaataatattatcatttttattaatattagtattaacactattattatttcaaatattaccttagtattactaaagtactgttttaactaacaaataatatatatatataaatatataaaaatatttattacatataacataacgaaacttaatatttttatataaaatgtatataagttattaaaataaaattatatcactaataataatatatatccttgttcaattacaagtataggtattaatatatatatatatatatatatatatatatatatatatatatatatatatatatatatatatatatatataaatgatataggttcgtgaatccaaggccaaccttgcattgttcagttccgtcgtatgcatatttttactacaaatatcgtatctttagttcatttgattcccttttactctttacatttttgggactgagaatacatgcgctgtttttataaccgttttacaaatgctttattaaatgcttttgcaatctatatttttttgACTAAGAATacttgagatgcttttataaatgtttgacaagatagacacaagcaaatcattcctcgaatgaattattatgcagacagaagttctgtggattattattgaattacttggacgtgataattgccactagttGTTGTGAATTTTTCCTCTGCTTATTATTGctttgtaacctaagaattagaaaacgggtatggccttaattcacgcgaatcctaaaggtagctaccgggtttaacacccccacccagaatgttcactagacggaagagctagtgggcgtgatgcttagtacttcgaagtttatatattatacagacgagatgttctgtattggggatattattgatgtgcatgatatgttaaggtcggttaccatgttaagcaatgaaagcaaagtgaatgttatgtatcgagagaatgatttttatacacaggttatgtgtattatttttgtgcacgagatatgtgtacgattattaaatatcgcgaggcaacctacgggggagaaaaggatacgaacctactctgccaagcattatgaaaaatggtttagtacacgagatatgtgtactatatttaaatcttgtggtctatcaaaatgatgaattttattgtttacgttaaacctatgaactcaccaaccttttggttgacactttaaagcatgattattctcaggtatgaaagaaatctttcgctgtgcatttgctcattttagggatattacttggagtcattcatgacatatttcaaaagacgttgtattcgagtcgttgagttcatcaagattatcattaagtcaattatagttggatgtattatgaaatggtatgcatgccgtcaactttcgatgtaaagaaagttcgtcttttaaaaacgaatgcaatgtttgtaaaatgtatcatatagaggtcaagtacgtcgcaatgaaatcaactattgtgaatcatttataatcgatatgaacggggcatttcaacagGAAAGGTAACCCCTGACGAATCCACACTCTGGCACTATCGTTTGGGTCACATGGGGGGAAAAGGAATGAATATATTAGCAAAGAAAGGGTTACTCAAGCAAAGTTGTAATCTTGAATTCTGTGAGCACTACATGTTTGGTAAGCAAAAGAAAGTTAGTTTTGGTTCGGGAGTATACAAAACCAAAGCCCCACTCGGCTACCTTCACTCTGATTTGTGGGGGCCATCACCGGTCACGTCACGTGGTGGAAAGCGTTACATGCTAACTATCATTGACGACTACTCTCATAAGGTGTGGTCTTTCTTCTTAAAGAGTAAAGATGAGGTATTTCATACATTCAAGGAATGGAAGGTTTAGATTGAAAACCAAACTGAACGTAAGATCAAAGTACTTCGTACCGATAATGGACTCGAATTCTGTGGTGAAGAGTTCAACTCTTATTGCCGAAAGGAAGGTATTGCCAGGCACCATTCACTTATACGAactccccaacaaaatggagtcgcTGAAAGAATGAATCGAACCATAATGGAGAAGGTAAGATTCATGCTTTCTCACTCAAAGTTAGACAAGAGTTTTTGGGTAGAAGCTGCCACAACTGCCACATATCTGATAAATCGCTCACCTCACCGATCACTTGAAGACAAAGTTCTCGAAGAGTTGCGGTCCGGTAACCAAGTTAATTATGCACATCTTAAAATTTTTGGGTGCCTGGTATATGTTCATATAAGTGAAGGGAAATTGGCACCACGAGCGGTTAAGTGTGTATTCTTGGGCTATGGTGCTGGCGTAAAAGGATATCGAGTGTGGTGCCATGACCCGAAGTACAAGAAAATTATCCATAGCCGTGATGTAACCTTTAATGAGGAAGCACTGTTAAACCCCGAACATAACGTTCATGAACCAAATTCGAACAATGAAGCAACTGATTCTTCCACGGTTAAGGTGGAGCTTGAGGTTGAAAACAAGGAACGCGAAGATACCCAAAATATTACTGTCCCTCAATCCGAAACTACTCCAACACAACAACCAGAGTACTTACTAGCCCGAGATCGTGAAAGAAGGAAAATTAGCAGGCCACTAAGATTCGATGAATATGAATGTAATATGGTTACTTACAGCTTTTTCGCTGCATCTGAAATCGAGCATTCAGTACCAAGATCTTATAAAGAAGCTGTATCAAGTGTCGAGGGTAATAAATGGGTCACTGCCATGGAAGAAAAGGTAGAAAGTCTCCATAATAATGAAACTTGGGATCTCATTAAACTCCCCAAGAACAAGAGAGCCATCAGTAGTAAATGGTTGTTCAAAATAAAGGAAGGTATACCTGGAGTCGAAagcaaaaggtacaaggctcgcttTGTGGTTCGAGGTTTTGATCAGCATGAGGGCATTAATTTTACTGAGGTTTTCTCGCCCGTTATACGTCACACGTCTATACGTATTGTACTTTCCATAGTAGCTTTGATGGATTTGGAATTAGAGCAAATGGACATTAAAACAGCGTTCCTTCATGGCAACCTTGAAGAAGAAATATATATACGACAACCTGAAGGTTTTGAAGTACCCGGAAAGGAAGATCATGTGTGCAAACTAAAGAAATCActctatgggttaaaacaatcaccACGTCAGTGGTACCGCAGATTTGATGCTTTCATGTTAGGTCACGGTTACTCTCGAAGTAGTTATGACGAGTGCG
This genomic stretch from Rutidosis leptorrhynchoides isolate AG116_Rl617_1_P2 chromosome 11, CSIRO_AGI_Rlap_v1, whole genome shotgun sequence harbors:
- the LOC139876018 gene encoding uncharacterized mitochondrial protein AtMg00300-like is translated as MGGKGMNILAKKGLLKQSCNLEFCEHYMFGKQKKVSFGSGVYKTKAPLGYLHSDLWGPSPVTSRGGKRYMLTIIDDYSHKVWSFFLKSKDEVFHTFKEWKV